DNA from Desulfarculus baarsii DSM 2075:
GTGGTCGAAAAGCTGACCAAGCGTCAGCGCAAGCAGCAACCCGCGCCGCCTTTCATCACCAGCACCCTCCAACAGGAGGCCTATCGCAAGCTGGGCTTCGCGCCCAAATACACCATGGGCTTGGCCCAGGCCCTCTACGAAGGCAAGCAGACCAGCGAAGGCCAGATGGGCCTGATCACCTACATGCGCACCGACTCCACCCGCCTGGCCGCCGAGGCCGTCGCCACCGTGCGGGCCCTGATCGCCGCGCGCTATGGCCAGGAATATCTGCCGGCCAAGCCCAACGCCTACAAATCCAAGGCCAACGCCCAGGAGGCCCACGAGGCCATCCGGCCCACCAACGCCGCCCTGACCCCCGAGTTGCTCGAGGCCTATCTCAGCCGCGACGAGCTGCGGCTCTATCAGCTCATCTGGAATCGCTTCGTGGCCTGCCAGATGGCCCCGGCCGTCTACGACCAGACCCAGGCCGAGATCGTCGCCGGCCAGGGCCTGTTGCGGGCCAGCGGCCAGGTGCTGCGTTTCCGGGGCTTCACGGCCGTCTATGTCGAGGACCGCGACGAGCACGGCGGCGACGAGGCCCGGGCCTCCGCCGAGGCCAAGGATCACGACCAGGCCCTGCCGCCTTTGCCGCCGCTGGACGAGGGCCAGGAGTTGGCCCTGCAAGGCGTCGAGCCCAAGCAGCATTTCACCCAGCCGCCGCCGCGCTTCACCGAGGCCTCGCTGGTGCGCGAGTTGGAAGAGCAGGGCATCGGCCGGCCCTCGACCTACGCCGCCATCTTGTCGACGATCCAGGAAAAAGACTACGTCAGCAAGGACCAGAAACGCCGCTTGATTCCCACCGAGTTGGGCTACCTGGTCAACGACCTGCTGGTGGAGTGTTTTCCGCAGATCATGGAGGTGGGCTTCACCGCCCAGCTCGAAGGGCTGCTGGACCAGGTCGAGGAAGGCCGCCAGGACTGGCGCGGCCTGCTGGCCGATTTTTATGGGCCCTTCCAGCAGGCCCTTGGCGCGGCCAAGACCCACATGCGCCAGATCAAGGGCAAGGGCGTCGAGACCGACGTCAAATGCCCCCTCTGCGGCAAGCCCATGGCCATCCGTCTGGGCCGCAACGGCGAGTTTCTGGCTTGCAGCGGCTATCCCGAGTGCAAGAGCACCAGCGACTTCAGCCGCGACGAAAAGGGGGCCATCGTCCTGCAAGAGGCCGCGCCCGACCCCGGCGTGGCCTGC
Protein-coding regions in this window:
- the topA gene encoding type I DNA topoisomerase; the protein is MPKNLLIVESPAKARTIGKYLGPDFIVKASVGHIVDLPPSELGVDLENGFQPHYRVIKGKDKVIKELRAAAAKAGEIFLAPDPDREGEAIAMHIAQQLGRPLESYHRVLFHELTKSAIAKAVAAPAKIDVDRYNSQQARRVLDRLVGYQISPLLWDKVKRGLSAGRVQSVSLRLVVERERAIQAFEPQEYWTVTAMLQGQQPPPFAARLARLAGKKFDPKNEKEAMAGVTAIQGQRFVVEKLTKRQRKQQPAPPFITSTLQQEAYRKLGFAPKYTMGLAQALYEGKQTSEGQMGLITYMRTDSTRLAAEAVATVRALIAARYGQEYLPAKPNAYKSKANAQEAHEAIRPTNAALTPELLEAYLSRDELRLYQLIWNRFVACQMAPAVYDQTQAEIVAGQGLLRASGQVLRFRGFTAVYVEDRDEHGGDEARASAEAKDHDQALPPLPPLDEGQELALQGVEPKQHFTQPPPRFTEASLVRELEEQGIGRPSTYAAILSTIQEKDYVSKDQKRRLIPTELGYLVNDLLVECFPQIMEVGFTAQLEGLLDQVEEGRQDWRGLLADFYGPFQQALGAAKTHMRQIKGKGVETDVKCPLCGKPMAIRLGRNGEFLACSGYPECKSTSDFSRDEKGAIVLQEAAPDPGVACDKCGAAMVVKKGRFGPFLACSAYPQCKNIMALGADGKPVAKPQPEATGEKCPKCGGELVIKPTRSGGRFISCANYPKCNYSKGLSTGVKCPKCGGELVEKRSRRGKPFYGCDNFPTCDYASWDRPIDEPCPQCGHPFLVEKVGKKETVVRCPQPDCNFKK